Proteins found in one Allorhizobium pseudoryzae genomic segment:
- a CDS encoding Crp/Fnr family transcriptional regulator, which translates to MVASKPLIPPRVPCEFCPLRRREKFRDFTDHQLAFVSSFKFGELAVDPGATIISEGEEHPQLYTALAGWSFRYKILEDGRRQILNYILPGDLVGLQGNLMREMQHSVEALTRVTLCIFEREKLVTLFQNHPSLAYDLTWIASREESMLDEHLLSIGRRTALERAAYLLSFLDYRAYSTGVFSEEGPAILPLTQQHVADTLGLSLVHTNKTLRKLADMGAVRWLDRGSEVLNRERLQSIAGWRPLNEEQRPFI; encoded by the coding sequence ATGGTAGCTTCCAAACCACTGATCCCGCCCAGAGTTCCCTGCGAATTCTGCCCGCTGCGGCGGCGAGAGAAATTCCGCGATTTCACGGATCATCAACTCGCCTTTGTCAGCAGCTTCAAATTCGGCGAATTGGCCGTCGATCCAGGCGCCACGATCATCTCCGAAGGCGAAGAGCATCCTCAGCTCTATACCGCGCTCGCTGGCTGGAGCTTCCGATACAAGATTCTGGAAGACGGACGCCGTCAGATCCTCAATTATATCCTGCCCGGCGATCTCGTCGGCCTACAGGGAAACCTGATGCGGGAGATGCAGCATTCGGTCGAAGCGCTCACGCGCGTGACGCTCTGTATCTTCGAACGGGAAAAACTGGTGACGCTGTTTCAGAACCACCCGTCGCTTGCCTACGATCTGACCTGGATCGCCTCCCGCGAGGAATCCATGCTGGACGAACACCTCCTCAGCATCGGGCGCCGTACGGCGCTGGAGCGGGCGGCCTACCTCCTCTCCTTCCTGGATTACCGCGCCTATTCGACCGGGGTCTTTAGCGAGGAGGGACCGGCGATCCTGCCGCTGACCCAGCAGCACGTGGCCGACACGCTCGGCCTGTCGCTGGTGCACACCAACAAGACATTGCGCAAGCTTGCCGACATGGGGGCTGTGCGCTGGCTGGATCGTGGATCCGAAGTGCTCAATCGCGAGCGCCTGCAATCCATCGCCGGCTGGCGACCGCTCAACGAAGAACAGCGCCCCTTCATCTGA
- a CDS encoding RNA polymerase sigma factor produces MTTSEDDVNRAFKRDLLASLPNLRAFAVSLTGRHDKADDLVQDTIMKAWANQKSFTHGTNMRAWLFTILRNEFYSQMRKRGREVQDSDGLFSERFSVHPEQYGRLDLQDFRKALDSLPDDQREAIILVGAAGFAYEEAATICGCAVGTIKSRVSRARTRLQEMLGVAGESDYGPDPGDAAITARAFGS; encoded by the coding sequence ATGACAACATCCGAAGACGACGTCAATCGCGCTTTCAAGCGTGACCTTTTGGCATCCTTGCCGAACCTGCGCGCCTTCGCCGTTTCGCTCACCGGTCGCCACGACAAGGCGGATGATCTGGTGCAGGACACGATCATGAAGGCCTGGGCGAACCAGAAAAGCTTCACGCACGGCACCAACATGCGTGCCTGGCTCTTCACCATTTTGCGCAACGAATTCTACAGCCAGATGCGCAAGCGTGGCCGGGAAGTTCAGGACAGCGACGGCCTATTCAGCGAACGTTTCTCCGTTCATCCGGAGCAATACGGCCGTCTCGACCTGCAGGATTTCCGCAAGGCGCTCGACTCGCTTCCGGACGACCAGCGCGAAGCCATCATTCTGGTCGGTGCTGCCGGATTTGCTTATGAAGAAGCCGCAACGATCTGCGGATGTGCTGTCGGAACGATCAAAAGCCGCGTCTCGCGCGCCCGCACCCGTCTGCAGGAAATGCTGGGCGTTGCCGGTGAAAGCGATTACGGCCCTGATCCGGGTGATGCCGCCATCACGGCCCGCGCCTTCGGTAGCTAG
- a CDS encoding NepR family anti-sigma factor: MIPSISPIKSVWAARVMSDDETRKKDKMNTTQSNTVRPGNSLPNASISRKLREFYDAVQEEAIPDRFLELLERLEEAEKQAKSVNAK; encoded by the coding sequence TTGATCCCGAGCATTTCTCCGATCAAGAGCGTATGGGCAGCCCGCGTGATGAGTGACGACGAAACCAGAAAAAAAGACAAGATGAACACAACACAATCGAACACAGTCCGGCCGGGCAACTCGCTCCCGAACGCGTCGATCTCGCGCAAGCTGCGCGAATTCTATGACGCGGTTCAGGAGGAGGCGATCCCGGATCGCTTTCTTGAGCTTCTGGAGCGTCTCGAGGAAGCCGAGAAGCAGGCCAAGTCGGTGAATGCGAAATGA
- a CDS encoding response regulator, with translation MSLTTRVASHLPYLRRYARAVTGSQTSGDAYVAAVLEALIADVSIFPETSKDRVSLYKLFVAIFGSTDIEIRPIESPFAWEQRAVANLANLPSQARHAFLLISVEGFTLEETAEILDVDMGEVTRLLDEASREISRQVATDIMIIEDEPLIALDIEQMVQDLGHRVTGIARTHKEAVSLFNSSGPKMVLADIQLADGSSGIDAVNEILKTSSVPVIFITAFPERLLTGERPEPAFLVTKPFNPDMVKALISQALFFNEAVKAAA, from the coding sequence ATGTCACTTACCACACGCGTTGCGTCCCACCTTCCGTATCTGCGTCGATACGCTCGCGCGGTTACCGGCTCGCAGACCTCGGGAGACGCATATGTTGCTGCGGTCTTGGAAGCGTTGATTGCCGATGTCTCCATCTTTCCGGAAACGTCCAAGGACCGCGTTTCGCTCTACAAACTGTTTGTTGCGATCTTCGGTTCCACCGATATCGAAATCCGTCCGATCGAATCCCCGTTTGCCTGGGAACAGCGCGCGGTGGCCAACCTGGCCAACCTGCCGTCTCAGGCCCGGCATGCCTTCCTCCTGATTTCCGTCGAAGGATTTACGCTGGAAGAAACGGCGGAGATCCTCGACGTCGATATGGGCGAGGTCACCCGCCTACTGGACGAAGCCTCGCGTGAAATTTCCCGCCAGGTCGCGACCGACATCATGATCATCGAGGACGAGCCGCTGATTGCGCTCGACATCGAGCAGATGGTGCAGGATCTCGGCCATCGAGTGACCGGCATTGCCCGCACCCACAAGGAGGCCGTGAGCCTGTTCAACAGCTCGGGCCCGAAGATGGTCCTGGCCGATATCCAGCTCGCCGACGGCAGCTCGGGCATTGATGCCGTCAACGAAATCTTGAAGACCTCCAGCGTGCCGGTGATCTTCATCACGGCCTTCCCGGAGCGCCTGCTCACCGGCGAACGTCCGGAGCCGGCCTTCCTGGTCACCAAGCCGTTCAATCCGGACATGGTCAAGGCCCTGATCAGCCAGGCCCTGTTCTTCAACGAGGCGGTGAAGGCTGCGGCGTAA
- a CDS encoding sensor histidine kinase → MPALVDLGASVIIQDFDRNYLFVTNLPVIWAGGLSDQPDDLTLFGGEIAERLAVLKNSLTQTGQKGHVEFSVGSEEVYEFRIQTLEIEGQGLYLVTTIVDRSEERHRERLLRALLREVSHRSKNLLAIIQSIALQTARYSVTLDMFLNKFRGRLYSLSQSQDLITDSSWRGAYFYDLVRQQTEKYLPENPHLVRVSGDNVLLTPNASLHLGLAMHELIVNAVSHGSLVKNGRAISVSCHRLQVNGQDSLEVRWEEGLPRTNGRHETGQTEETLKANFGSTVLERVVPASVNGKGRYQISSERISYSLVFPIDHISE, encoded by the coding sequence ATGCCAGCTCTCGTTGATCTCGGTGCAAGCGTCATCATCCAGGATTTTGACCGGAACTATCTGTTTGTCACCAATCTCCCCGTGATCTGGGCCGGTGGTCTGTCCGACCAGCCGGATGATCTTACGCTTTTCGGCGGGGAGATCGCCGAACGACTGGCTGTCCTGAAAAATAGCCTGACCCAGACGGGCCAGAAGGGCCATGTGGAATTCAGCGTCGGTTCGGAAGAGGTCTATGAGTTCCGCATCCAGACGCTCGAGATCGAAGGGCAGGGGCTTTACCTCGTCACCACCATCGTCGATCGTTCGGAAGAGCGCCACCGGGAGCGTCTTCTGCGCGCTCTTCTGCGGGAAGTCAGCCATCGCTCCAAGAACCTGCTCGCCATCATCCAGAGCATTGCGCTGCAGACGGCGCGTTATTCCGTAACCTTGGACATGTTCCTCAACAAGTTTCGCGGCCGCTTGTATTCGCTGTCGCAATCGCAGGATCTGATCACGGACTCCAGTTGGCGCGGCGCCTATTTCTACGATCTCGTGCGACAACAGACGGAAAAATATCTTCCGGAAAATCCGCATCTGGTGCGGGTCAGCGGCGATAACGTGCTGTTGACGCCGAATGCGTCCCTGCATCTCGGGCTTGCCATGCATGAGTTGATCGTCAATGCGGTCAGTCACGGCTCTCTCGTCAAGAACGGCCGCGCGATCAGCGTGAGCTGTCACAGACTGCAGGTGAACGGGCAGGATTCGCTCGAGGTGCGCTGGGAGGAGGGGTTGCCGAGAACCAATGGCCGGCACGAGACCGGGCAGACGGAAGAAACCTTGAAGGCCAATTTTGGCAGCACGGTTCTGGAAAGGGTCGTGCCGGCTTCGGTCAATGGCAAGGGGCGCTACCAGATCTCGTCCGAACGCATCAGCTATAGCCTGGTATTCCCCATCGATCACATCTCCGAATAA
- a CDS encoding ABC transporter permease yields the protein MTDATMTAQAIKKADAETPMMLFWRKFRRHKGGVAGLAIFIAILLIVFVGPFIHTIDPNKIDIRAKNQGPSWVHPFGTDNLGHDMLAQVMAGGQISLAVGMTAMLLSLFLGTLVGVLSGYFRRLDGPLMRLTDLFLALPLLPLLLVIIMLFRDTLRAAFGPETGIFILIVFVIGVTSWMHTARIVRGDVLAVKSQEFITAAQSSGMREYRIVLRHILPNVLSSIMVSATLGIASAIITESALSFLGLGFPSDFPTWGRLLFDGANFLQITPSRVLWPGLAISLTVLSVNYVGDAVRDALDPRSMTR from the coding sequence ATGACTGATGCAACCATGACCGCTCAAGCGATCAAGAAGGCGGATGCGGAAACGCCGATGATGCTGTTCTGGCGAAAATTCCGCCGGCACAAGGGCGGCGTGGCTGGCCTAGCCATCTTCATCGCCATCCTGCTCATCGTCTTCGTCGGGCCGTTCATCCATACGATCGACCCGAACAAGATCGATATCCGCGCCAAGAACCAGGGACCGTCCTGGGTGCATCCCTTCGGCACCGACAATCTCGGTCACGACATGCTGGCGCAGGTCATGGCCGGCGGGCAGATCTCGCTTGCCGTCGGCATGACGGCCATGCTGCTCTCCTTGTTCCTCGGCACCCTGGTGGGTGTCCTTTCGGGGTATTTCCGCCGGCTCGACGGCCCGCTGATGCGTCTGACGGACCTTTTCCTGGCACTGCCGCTGCTGCCGCTCCTGCTGGTGATCATCATGCTGTTCCGCGATACGTTGCGGGCGGCCTTCGGTCCGGAAACCGGGATCTTCATCCTGATCGTTTTCGTCATCGGCGTGACGAGCTGGATGCACACCGCCCGCATCGTGCGGGGTGACGTGCTGGCCGTCAAAAGCCAGGAGTTCATCACGGCGGCGCAGAGCAGCGGCATGCGGGAATACCGCATCGTGCTAAGGCACATCCTGCCGAACGTGCTGTCTTCGATCATGGTCTCGGCGACGCTCGGCATTGCCTCGGCCATCATCACGGAATCGGCGCTCAGCTTTCTCGGACTGGGCTTCCCTTCGGACTTCCCGACCTGGGGACGCCTGCTCTTCGACGGGGCGAACTTCCTGCAGATCACGCCGTCGCGCGTGCTTTGGCCGGGCCTTGCCATCTCGCTCACCGTTCTCAGCGTCAACTATGTCGGCGATGCGGTTCGCGATGCGCTCGACCCGAGAAGCATGACGCGCTGA
- a CDS encoding ABC transporter permease, which yields MFTYTIRRLMFAVPTLLVISFVIFALLDLAPNDPLGDLPLTIPPEVREQIRAAMGLDQPFMIRYLLWLKQFFVNEPLNIIEQLFGITIGDGERMRVLSWATRSPVVDLIVQRLPQTLWVVGMAYVFGILIAIPVGVISAYRQYSIFDQIGTFVTMVGYSVPTFFTGVVLIVIFSSYLQWFPSIYDTNLVVNDWSSFVAQVKQMVLPVTVLALYNASQIARFVRASMLDNLSQDYVRTARAKGVKEKVVLLVHVLRNSLIPVVTVIALGVPTIFSGAIITEQIFRVNGLGQLLITAVQGADIPLVQTLTFIFAVLIVLFNLIADVLYGILDPRIRYD from the coding sequence ATGTTTACCTATACGATCCGGCGACTGATGTTCGCCGTACCGACGCTGCTTGTGATAAGTTTCGTCATTTTCGCGCTGCTCGACCTGGCACCGAACGATCCGCTTGGCGACCTGCCGCTGACCATCCCGCCGGAAGTGCGTGAGCAGATTCGCGCCGCCATGGGCCTCGACCAGCCCTTCATGATCCGCTACCTGCTGTGGCTGAAGCAATTCTTCGTCAACGAACCGCTCAACATTATCGAGCAGCTTTTCGGCATCACCATCGGCGATGGCGAACGTATGCGCGTCCTGTCCTGGGCCACCCGCAGCCCTGTCGTTGATCTGATCGTGCAGCGCCTGCCACAGACGCTGTGGGTCGTCGGCATGGCCTATGTCTTCGGCATCCTGATTGCCATTCCCGTGGGCGTGATCTCGGCCTATCGCCAGTACTCGATCTTCGACCAGATCGGCACCTTCGTGACCATGGTGGGCTATTCGGTTCCGACCTTCTTCACCGGCGTGGTGCTGATTGTCATCTTCTCCTCCTACCTGCAGTGGTTTCCCTCGATCTACGATACCAACCTCGTGGTGAACGACTGGTCGAGTTTCGTGGCGCAGGTCAAGCAGATGGTGCTGCCGGTCACTGTTCTGGCACTCTACAACGCCTCGCAGATCGCCCGCTTCGTGCGCGCGTCGATGCTGGATAACTTGAGCCAGGACTATGTCCGCACCGCGCGCGCCAAGGGCGTGAAGGAAAAGGTCGTCCTGCTCGTGCATGTGCTGCGCAACAGCCTGATCCCGGTCGTCACCGTGATTGCACTCGGCGTGCCGACGATCTTCTCCGGCGCCATCATCACCGAGCAGATCTTCCGGGTGAACGGTCTCGGCCAGTTGCTGATCACCGCCGTCCAGGGCGCAGACATTCCGCTCGTCCAGACGCTCACCTTCATCTTCGCGGTGCTGATCGTGCTTTTCAACCTGATTGCCGACGTTCTCTACGGCATCCTGGACCCGAGGATCCGTTATGACTGA
- a CDS encoding peptide ABC transporter substrate-binding protein gives MRKFKILLAGTVAALAMSGAAHAQRGTDGDLKILFWQAVSTLNPYLSGGTKEVYSSSMVIEPLARYDETGALVPWLVTEIPTVDNGGVAKDMKSITWKLKPGVKWSDGSDFTADDVVFTWQYCTAPDGGCAQKAQFEGITNVEAVDKQTVKVSFSEPKYYPYGAFVGAQQPILQKAQFKDCVGAKAPGCTSANFGPIGTGPFVVKEFKPNDVITFTANPNFREADKPAFASATLKGGGDAASAARAVLETGEYDYGWNMQVEPEVLETMLKAGKGVLVNSFGTQVERINVNWTNPDTKLGDKRSTVEGGKHPALSDPAVRKALSMAIDRDIIDEAGYGEAGKPTCNIVPAPDVYISTTNDWCLKQDIEGANKLLDEAGWKKGSDGIRAKDGVKLSFLYQTSTNSVRQGTQALVKDWWQQIGVASELRNVSASVFFGGDPASPDTFQKFYADLEMYTNNFDGTDPEKYLAEWLCDKIPSPANGWQGQNIPRYCNPEYDKIVAELSKTADLKKRAELAIKANDMLTAEGAHIPLIHRGQISSHSVTLNGVKMNAWDSELWNVADWSRKK, from the coding sequence ATGAGAAAGTTCAAAATCCTGCTGGCGGGCACCGTTGCCGCTTTGGCGATGTCGGGTGCAGCGCACGCTCAGCGTGGTACTGACGGCGATCTGAAGATCCTGTTCTGGCAGGCCGTTTCCACCCTCAATCCGTATCTGTCCGGCGGCACCAAGGAGGTCTACAGCTCCTCCATGGTCATCGAACCGCTGGCGCGTTACGATGAAACGGGTGCACTCGTGCCGTGGCTCGTGACCGAGATCCCGACCGTCGACAATGGCGGCGTCGCCAAGGACATGAAGAGCATCACCTGGAAGCTGAAGCCGGGCGTCAAGTGGTCCGACGGCTCCGACTTCACCGCGGACGACGTCGTCTTCACCTGGCAGTATTGCACCGCTCCCGATGGCGGCTGCGCCCAGAAGGCCCAGTTCGAAGGCATCACCAATGTCGAAGCTGTCGACAAGCAGACGGTGAAGGTGTCCTTCAGCGAGCCGAAATATTATCCGTACGGTGCTTTCGTCGGCGCACAGCAGCCGATCCTTCAGAAAGCACAGTTCAAGGACTGCGTCGGCGCCAAGGCACCGGGCTGCACCTCGGCCAACTTCGGCCCGATCGGCACCGGCCCGTTCGTTGTGAAGGAATTCAAGCCGAACGACGTCATCACCTTCACCGCAAACCCGAACTTCCGTGAGGCCGACAAGCCGGCCTTCGCCAGCGCCACCCTGAAGGGCGGCGGCGACGCAGCCTCTGCCGCTCGCGCCGTCCTGGAAACCGGCGAATATGACTATGGCTGGAACATGCAGGTCGAGCCGGAAGTGCTCGAAACCATGCTGAAGGCCGGCAAGGGTGTGCTCGTCAACTCGTTCGGCACCCAGGTCGAGCGTATCAACGTCAACTGGACCAACCCAGATACGAAGCTTGGCGACAAGCGCTCAACGGTTGAAGGCGGCAAGCATCCGGCTCTCTCTGATCCGGCGGTGCGCAAGGCGCTGTCCATGGCCATCGATCGCGACATCATCGACGAGGCCGGCTACGGGGAAGCAGGCAAGCCGACCTGCAACATCGTACCGGCTCCCGATGTCTACATCTCCACCACCAACGACTGGTGCCTGAAGCAGGATATCGAAGGCGCCAACAAGCTGCTCGACGAAGCCGGCTGGAAGAAGGGCAGTGACGGCATCCGCGCCAAGGATGGCGTGAAGCTCTCCTTCCTCTACCAGACCTCGACCAACTCCGTCCGCCAGGGCACGCAGGCCCTCGTCAAGGATTGGTGGCAGCAGATCGGCGTTGCATCCGAACTGCGCAACGTCTCGGCATCGGTCTTCTTCGGCGGTGACCCGGCAAGCCCGGATACCTTCCAGAAGTTCTATGCCGACCTCGAAATGTACACCAACAACTTCGACGGCACGGACCCGGAAAAGTACCTGGCAGAGTGGCTGTGCGACAAGATCCCGTCTCCGGCAAACGGTTGGCAGGGCCAGAACATTCCGCGTTACTGCAACCCGGAATACGACAAGATCGTCGCCGAACTGTCGAAGACAGCCGATCTCAAGAAGCGCGCTGAGCTTGCCATCAAGGCCAACGACATGCTGACCGCCGAGGGCGCACACATTCCGCTCATCCACCGCGGCCAGATCTCCTCGCATTCCGTCACGCTGAACGGCGTGAAGATGAATGCCTGGGATTCCGAACTGTGGAATGTCGCGGACTGGTCTCGCAAGAAGTAA
- a CDS encoding peptide ABC transporter substrate-binding protein, translating into MTHMKFLLTATVAAFSLASSPSLAQRAADGDVKILFWQAVSSMNPYLSGGSKEVYAASIVIEPLAGFDESGNMFPRLAADIPTVENGGVAADRLSITWKVKDGLKWSDGSDVTAEDVAFTWRYCTAPGGGCAQKAKFDGVAKVEATDRLTVKITFEKPVSYPYGPFVGALSPIIQKTQFSDCLGEKAPQCTAANFGPIGTGPFVVKDFKANDVVTFAANPNYRDPAKPAFASVTLKGGGDAAAAARAVLETGEYDFAWNTVIEPEVMDAMLKAGKGRIASAFSTTVERIHLNPFAVDSALGATRSTKDAGPHPALSDPAVRRALSIAIDRDILVEAGYGAGGKATCNVIPTPEAFASTGVDWCLKQDIEAANKLLDDAGWKKGPDGIRAKNGVKLSFLYQTSTNSVRQGTQQLVKEWWKEIGVETELRNIPASVYFGSDPASPDTYKKFYADVEMYASGYETTDPAKFLADFRCDKIPSPADGWQGGNVARFCDPAYDALVTELSGVSGRERRGAIIKQLNDMLVNGGYIIPVVVRGEPSAIANSLMDAKINPWDTQLWNIESWKRGK; encoded by the coding sequence GTGACCCACATGAAGTTTCTTCTGACGGCAACCGTTGCCGCTTTCAGCCTTGCCAGCTCCCCGTCGCTGGCGCAGCGCGCTGCCGACGGCGACGTCAAGATCCTCTTCTGGCAGGCGGTCTCCAGCATGAACCCGTATCTTTCGGGTGGCAGCAAGGAAGTCTATGCCGCGTCCATCGTCATCGAACCGCTGGCAGGTTTCGATGAAAGCGGCAACATGTTCCCGCGCCTTGCGGCCGACATTCCGACAGTGGAAAACGGCGGCGTCGCGGCCGACAGGCTCTCCATCACCTGGAAAGTCAAGGACGGCTTGAAGTGGTCCGACGGCAGCGACGTGACAGCCGAGGATGTCGCGTTCACATGGCGCTACTGCACCGCACCCGGCGGCGGCTGTGCGCAGAAGGCTAAGTTCGACGGCGTGGCAAAGGTTGAAGCCACGGACCGCTTGACCGTCAAGATTACGTTCGAGAAGCCGGTCTCCTATCCTTACGGTCCCTTTGTCGGCGCGCTGTCGCCGATCATCCAGAAGACGCAGTTCAGCGATTGCCTGGGCGAAAAGGCACCACAGTGCACGGCCGCCAACTTTGGCCCGATCGGCACCGGTCCTTTCGTGGTGAAGGATTTCAAGGCGAACGACGTCGTCACCTTCGCCGCCAATCCCAACTACCGCGATCCGGCAAAGCCTGCCTTCGCATCCGTCACGTTGAAGGGCGGCGGCGATGCCGCAGCGGCCGCACGCGCGGTTCTCGAGACCGGCGAATACGATTTCGCGTGGAACACCGTCATTGAACCTGAAGTGATGGATGCCATGCTGAAGGCGGGAAAGGGGCGCATCGCCAGTGCCTTCAGCACCACGGTGGAGCGTATCCATCTCAATCCGTTTGCCGTTGATTCAGCACTTGGAGCCACCCGATCGACGAAGGACGCGGGGCCCCACCCCGCCCTGTCCGATCCCGCCGTCCGCCGTGCACTCTCGATTGCGATCGACCGCGACATCCTCGTCGAAGCCGGTTACGGCGCGGGCGGAAAGGCCACCTGCAACGTGATCCCGACGCCCGAAGCCTTTGCTTCGACCGGAGTCGACTGGTGCTTGAAGCAGGATATCGAGGCTGCCAACAAGCTGCTGGACGACGCCGGCTGGAAGAAGGGGCCTGACGGCATCCGCGCCAAGAACGGCGTGAAACTGTCCTTCCTCTACCAGACATCGACCAATTCGGTCCGCCAGGGAACGCAGCAACTGGTCAAGGAATGGTGGAAGGAGATCGGTGTCGAAACGGAGCTTCGGAACATCCCGGCTTCCGTCTATTTCGGGAGCGATCCGGCAAGCCCGGACACCTACAAGAAGTTCTATGCCGATGTGGAGATGTATGCCTCGGGTTACGAAACGACGGACCCGGCAAAATTCCTGGCGGATTTCCGTTGCGACAAGATCCCTTCGCCGGCAGACGGCTGGCAGGGCGGCAACGTCGCCCGGTTCTGCGATCCGGCCTATGATGCATTGGTCACCGAGCTCAGCGGAGTTTCAGGACGCGAACGCCGCGGCGCGATCATCAAGCAACTGAACGACATGCTCGTCAACGGCGGCTACATCATTCCGGTGGTCGTTCGCGGCGAACCCTCGGCCATCGCCAACAGCCTGATGGACGCCAAGATCAATCCGTGGGACACTCAGTTATGGAACATAGAGAGCTGGAAGCGCGGTAAGTAA
- a CDS encoding M20 aminoacylase family protein codes for MPVLNRAAEMQDEVAAWRRYLHENPELLYDVHNTAAFVAEKLKAFGCDVVETGIGKTGVVGLIKGTLGEGPVIGMRADMDALPILEDTGKPWSSKAPGKAHSCGHDGHTAMLLGAAQYLCETRRFAGAVAVIFQPAEEGGGGGLAMVQDGMMEKFGIKEVYGMHNAPGLALGDFSLRKGGLMAAADSFDIVIKGKGSHAAQPHLSVDPVLTSAHVIIALQSIASRETDPLKSVVVSVTTTHGGDAYNVIPMEVKLTGTVRTLDPEIREMAAKRLVEVAQGTALAHGAVAEVHYHRGYPVTVNHPDQTDFAASVAAKVVGDTRVETNAPPKMGAEDFSYMLEARPGAFIFLGVGATANLHHPAYDFNDEAIPYGISYWVNLAETALAA; via the coding sequence ATGCCAGTACTCAATCGCGCCGCTGAAATGCAGGACGAGGTGGCCGCATGGAGGCGCTATCTGCATGAAAATCCGGAGCTTCTCTACGATGTCCACAACACGGCCGCCTTCGTTGCGGAGAAGTTGAAGGCCTTCGGTTGCGATGTCGTGGAAACCGGCATTGGCAAGACCGGCGTCGTCGGCCTGATCAAGGGGACGCTGGGCGAGGGCCCGGTGATCGGCATGCGTGCGGACATGGATGCCCTGCCGATCCTGGAAGATACTGGCAAGCCCTGGTCGTCGAAGGCGCCCGGCAAGGCGCATTCCTGCGGTCATGACGGGCACACCGCCATGCTGCTCGGTGCGGCGCAGTATCTGTGCGAAACACGCCGTTTCGCCGGCGCCGTTGCGGTGATCTTCCAGCCGGCCGAAGAGGGCGGCGGTGGCGGCCTTGCCATGGTGCAGGACGGCATGATGGAAAAGTTCGGCATCAAGGAAGTCTACGGCATGCACAATGCGCCGGGTCTGGCGCTGGGCGATTTTTCGCTGCGCAAGGGCGGGCTGATGGCAGCGGCCGACAGTTTCGACATCGTCATCAAGGGCAAGGGCAGCCATGCGGCCCAGCCGCATCTGTCCGTCGATCCGGTGCTGACGTCTGCGCATGTGATCATCGCGCTGCAGTCCATCGCCTCGCGCGAAACGGACCCGCTGAAATCCGTCGTCGTGTCGGTCACCACCACGCATGGCGGCGATGCCTATAACGTCATCCCGATGGAGGTGAAGCTGACCGGCACGGTGCGCACGCTTGATCCGGAAATCCGCGAGATGGCGGCCAAGCGGCTCGTCGAAGTGGCGCAGGGCACGGCGCTTGCGCATGGTGCGGTGGCCGAAGTGCACTATCACCGCGGTTATCCGGTCACCGTCAATCATCCGGACCAGACGGATTTTGCCGCCTCCGTTGCCGCCAAGGTGGTGGGCGATACGCGGGTGGAAACCAATGCGCCGCCGAAGATGGGCGCGGAAGATTTCTCCTACATGCTGGAAGCCCGCCCCGGCGCCTTCATCTTCCTCGGTGTCGGTGCGACCGCCAACCTGCATCACCCGGCCTATGACTTCAACGACGAAGCCATTCCCTATGGCATCAGTTATTGGGTCAACCTCGCGGAAACCGCGCTTGCGGCCTGA